From Desulforhopalus sp., one genomic window encodes:
- a CDS encoding DUF3786 domain-containing protein, protein MMALSVVDLYRDVLAKTNCRDCGFPTCLAFAAKVVSEKHPLRNCPHIAPDLLARSEIELAEQYAQGKWLKRDMAEDALQWAKSRAASLAIEDLPARIGGELIQINGEKALRLPYFNEHLHIIGTSVSRPDGGELTRYEQVFILNHLAQGGSSLPSGKWKGFIEFPNTVSKAVTMKKAVEDELIEGFSGRKEELLTRSLALGAIPMSANEGSADVAVVFTPLPRLPVALLFWDAIPGDDFQSQAKLMFDETVVEHLDIESIVFLSERLRQLLCD, encoded by the coding sequence ATGATGGCACTTTCCGTTGTCGATTTATACAGAGATGTGTTGGCAAAAACTAACTGCCGTGATTGCGGTTTTCCGACCTGCCTCGCCTTCGCGGCCAAGGTTGTTTCTGAAAAGCATCCTCTCCGCAATTGTCCACATATTGCCCCTGATCTCCTGGCTCGCAGTGAGATAGAACTGGCCGAGCAGTACGCACAAGGAAAATGGTTAAAACGAGATATGGCTGAGGATGCCTTGCAATGGGCAAAGAGTCGAGCGGCGTCACTCGCTATCGAAGACCTTCCGGCCCGAATTGGAGGTGAACTCATTCAAATTAATGGAGAGAAAGCCCTCAGACTTCCTTATTTCAACGAGCATCTTCATATTATAGGAACCTCAGTAAGCAGACCTGATGGCGGTGAATTGACCAGATACGAACAAGTATTTATCCTCAATCATCTGGCCCAAGGCGGTAGCAGTCTACCGAGTGGCAAATGGAAAGGCTTTATAGAGTTTCCAAACACCGTCTCTAAAGCAGTCACTATGAAGAAAGCCGTGGAGGATGAGCTGATTGAAGGATTTTCTGGTAGAAAAGAAGAACTTCTAACCCGGTCTCTGGCTCTTGGCGCTATACCAATGTCTGCAAATGAAGGCTCCGCTGATGTTGCAGTTGTTTTTACGCCACTCCCGAGACTTCCAGTGGCTCTGCTGTTTTGGGATGCCATTCCCGGAGATGACTTTCAGTCTCAGGCGAAGCTGATGTTTGATGAAACGGTGGTCGAGCATCTTGATATTGAATCAATTGTCTTTCTCAGCGAAAGACTCAGACAATTGCTCTGTGATTAA
- a CDS encoding secondary thiamine-phosphate synthase enzyme YjbQ, whose protein sequence is MRSYRKELWFEVPTRRGFINITPQVQECLRESCITEGLVLCNAMHITASVFINDDESGLHHDYEVWLEKLAPHAPVEQYRHNGYEDNADAHMKRQIMGREVVVAVTEGKLDFGTWEQIFYGEFDGKRKKRVLVKIIGE, encoded by the coding sequence ATGAGAAGTTACAGAAAGGAGCTGTGGTTTGAAGTCCCTACCCGCAGAGGGTTTATCAATATCACGCCCCAGGTTCAAGAATGCCTGCGAGAAAGCTGCATCACTGAAGGTTTGGTCCTTTGCAATGCGATGCACATAACCGCCTCTGTTTTTATCAATGACGATGAGTCTGGATTACACCATGACTATGAGGTGTGGCTGGAAAAACTTGCACCCCATGCCCCAGTTGAACAGTACAGACATAACGGGTATGAGGATAATGCCGACGCCCATATGAAGCGCCAGATAATGGGCCGTGAGGTGGTGGTTGCTGTAACTGAAGGAAAACTTGATTTTGGTACTTGGGAACAAATATTTTACGGCGAATTTGATGGCAAAAGGAAGAAAAGGGTACTTGTAAAGATAATCGGAGAGTGA
- a CDS encoding HU family DNA-binding protein, with the protein MFLCLKKEAFLRLSKDTLMKGSDLLLSGFGKFNVRDKKPRRGRSPQTGEDLELDARRVVTFHPSGILRSKVNEG; encoded by the coding sequence GTGTTTTTGTGCCTTAAGAAAGAGGCATTTCTGCGACTGTCGAAAGATACCCTTATGAAAGGTTCTGATCTTCTGCTGAGCGGATTTGGGAAATTTAACGTCAGAGACAAAAAGCCTCGCCGTGGACGTAGTCCGCAGACAGGAGAAGATCTCGAACTGGATGCCAGGAGAGTTGTGACTTTTCATCCATCAGGGATTCTGCGAAGCAAGGTTAATGAGGGTTGA
- a CDS encoding LexA family transcriptional regulator, translated as MENNKSDIMEIFSIATMHILSAKGIKQNAIAKKLNMGPTTLNNYINGRRQGSESTRRRIADQLGWNYEKLLELGQWILRGNPPEKFYPPLVHSTKQDLSESMSDAASSSKVSGAKTNRPDYAIPQNTANFISVPKFAAQLPVDQGSFPDTDLVESDMMFHKNFLMKYGNPDQMALFEVTGNSMKPFLYNGDVVLVNLSKNNITDIIDGKAYAFRENRTVKVKRLSLQGTTLIVTSENSLLYPPYIVDTGNFSMIGEVLWVGHEVN; from the coding sequence ATGGAAAATAACAAATCTGACATAATGGAAATTTTCAGCATCGCAACCATGCATATCTTATCCGCCAAAGGAATAAAGCAAAACGCGATAGCTAAAAAGCTCAACATGGGGCCAACTACTCTGAATAATTATATAAATGGGAGGAGGCAAGGAAGTGAATCTACGCGAAGAAGGATTGCAGATCAACTTGGTTGGAATTATGAAAAGCTGCTAGAGCTTGGTCAATGGATACTCAGAGGGAATCCTCCCGAGAAATTTTATCCACCGCTTGTGCATTCTACAAAACAAGACCTTTCCGAATCAATGAGTGACGCCGCTTCGTCCTCAAAAGTCTCAGGCGCCAAAACAAATCGACCTGATTATGCAATTCCTCAGAACACAGCAAATTTTATTTCTGTTCCCAAATTTGCAGCACAGCTACCAGTCGATCAAGGTTCTTTTCCAGATACAGACCTTGTTGAATCAGACATGATGTTCCACAAAAACTTCCTGATGAAGTATGGAAACCCTGATCAAATGGCACTATTTGAGGTTACAGGTAATTCTATGAAACCATTTTTATATAATGGAGATGTCGTCCTAGTTAATTTATCAAAAAATAATATCACCGACATTATTGATGGTAAGGCATATGCGTTTCGTGAAAATCGTACTGTCAAGGTTAAAAGGCTATCGCTCCAAGGAACTACATTAATTGTGACAAGTGAAAATTCGCTCCTTTATCCACCATACATCGTTGACACAGGCAACTTCAGCATGATTGGCGAAGTTTTATGGGTAGGACACGAGGTCAATTAA
- a CDS encoding OmpA family protein translates to MPSGKAHEQLQINPENCATKHKQRERNGSFFNATEMMTQAKKQIQKTFRIVGVFFIAISSVCRPAWGLEIRQDFFSYPPAMNTPVQIPIHQTFIIASLPSFYAEPKSRPFPVVYFDLGSANLSPDAGNKLLMDLRDCCAACPLYLTGYTCSIGIESQNVKLSRSRAEAVATMLRRNGFKVALAEGKGMIDSSSPESNRRVEIKLTKN, encoded by the coding sequence ATGCCCTCGGGAAAAGCGCATGAGCAATTGCAAATCAACCCTGAAAACTGTGCGACAAAACATAAACAAAGAGAAAGAAACGGTAGTTTCTTTAATGCGACAGAAATGATGACTCAGGCCAAAAAACAAATTCAAAAAACCTTCCGGATTGTAGGGGTATTTTTCATCGCCATCAGTTCGGTTTGTCGTCCGGCTTGGGGGCTTGAAATCCGGCAGGATTTTTTCAGTTACCCACCTGCCATGAACACACCTGTACAAATTCCCATCCATCAAACTTTCATCATTGCAAGCCTCCCATCTTTTTACGCTGAACCGAAAAGCCGTCCGTTCCCTGTGGTTTATTTTGACCTGGGCAGCGCCAACTTGTCCCCGGATGCCGGCAACAAACTTCTGATGGATTTGCGGGATTGTTGTGCCGCCTGTCCTCTGTATCTCACCGGCTATACCTGTTCGATTGGAATCGAAAGCCAGAACGTGAAGCTTTCCAGGTCTCGAGCCGAGGCTGTTGCCACCATGCTTCGAAGAAATGGTTTCAAGGTGGCCTTGGCGGAAGGAAAAGGGATGATTGACAGTAGCAGCCCTGAAAGCAACCGAAGGGTAGAGATAAAACTCACGAAAAACTGA
- the traL gene encoding type IV conjugative transfer system protein TraL: MIARKFPQYLSKPFQVLWFEVDELVLFLFFLTLSLLYGKFMWLIFLVFQYSYTKIKRSQARGFLKHVLYVFGLVKMNNYPDYFQQEFNE, translated from the coding sequence ATGATTGCCAGAAAGTTTCCGCAATATCTGTCTAAACCGTTTCAAGTGCTGTGGTTTGAGGTGGATGAGTTGGTCCTGTTCCTCTTCTTTCTTACCCTGTCACTACTCTACGGTAAGTTCATGTGGCTTATCTTCCTGGTATTTCAATATTCCTACACCAAAATCAAACGATCTCAGGCACGGGGATTCTTGAAGCATGTCCTGTATGTCTTTGGCTTGGTCAAGATGAACAACTATCCCGACTACTTCCAGCAGGAGTTTAACGAGTGA
- a CDS encoding type IV conjugative transfer system protein TraE, giving the protein MKADIFVQKTSNLFVENRLLKFAVGAMAVAVCFNSLMVYRAVKYQRVVLIPPAMTGTIEFVQGKPTKAYIKDMSRKIVNLATTYSPPTARGQFDDLLSLYTSEAYPEASKSWYSLAGRIEESQVSSTFYMEKITIVEGTIEMFGNVVQFAGDTKLEKAAKTFVVAYRIRDGRFEISEFKEKNLRADIDAQKAEKETEEQLKKRADAKMKMDKHAEVETK; this is encoded by the coding sequence GTGAAAGCAGACATTTTCGTCCAAAAAACCAGCAATTTGTTTGTTGAAAACCGACTGCTTAAATTTGCTGTCGGGGCAATGGCCGTAGCCGTCTGCTTCAACTCCCTTATGGTGTATCGGGCGGTTAAATATCAACGTGTTGTGCTGATTCCACCCGCTATGACCGGCACAATTGAGTTCGTCCAGGGCAAGCCTACCAAGGCTTACATCAAGGATATGAGCAGAAAGATTGTCAACCTGGCAACTACCTACTCCCCGCCCACGGCAAGAGGGCAGTTTGATGATCTGCTCTCTCTCTACACCTCCGAAGCCTATCCGGAAGCCTCAAAAAGCTGGTACTCCTTGGCGGGTCGTATTGAAGAATCGCAAGTGAGTTCGACATTTTACATGGAGAAAATCACTATAGTCGAAGGCACTATAGAGATGTTTGGGAATGTAGTGCAGTTTGCTGGAGATACAAAACTCGAAAAGGCCGCCAAAACCTTTGTGGTCGCGTATCGCATCCGTGACGGTCGTTTTGAGATTAGCGAGTTTAAGGAGAAAAATCTTAGAGCAGACATAGACGCACAGAAAGCAGAAAAAGAAACAGAAGAACAGCTCAAAAAAAGAGCAGATGCAAAAATGAAGATGGATAAGCACGCGGAGGTGGAAACGAAATGA
- a CDS encoding type-F conjugative transfer system secretin TraK, with protein MKIIIQISLCLLLAASSVQAEEAPVIREPKPLKLSTKTNDHFEKVTTVKFISPDMPSIVQLSNRDINRIVCSGPMSDLIYSEEKGVTGHFSGNSAFIKFKAEELDGQLSYAETPSELFIVCNGAVYTLIAEPHSTSSVTLHLAAPTKDVLKKNIDHYKNMPLEKQVLQIIKEGYEGGYPSSYKVSNADTLIPLCGDLSVNLIQTVDVEGIGLRLKQFKVASKWDETMELKEKTFLSLFISDAILAVAIEDQVLNTGEVTRVFVVEKREQAQ; from the coding sequence ATGAAGATAATTATTCAGATAAGCCTGTGCTTGCTACTCGCTGCCTCGTCGGTGCAGGCAGAAGAAGCACCGGTTATAAGGGAGCCAAAACCCCTGAAACTTTCAACTAAGACCAATGATCATTTTGAGAAGGTCACGACTGTCAAATTCATTTCCCCTGATATGCCAAGCATCGTGCAGTTGTCCAATCGTGACATCAACCGGATTGTCTGTTCCGGGCCGATGAGTGATTTGATTTACTCGGAAGAAAAGGGCGTAACTGGTCATTTTTCCGGCAATAGTGCCTTTATCAAATTCAAGGCCGAGGAGCTGGACGGACAACTGTCCTATGCTGAGACACCGAGCGAACTATTTATTGTCTGCAATGGGGCAGTTTACACCCTGATTGCCGAACCTCACTCAACCTCATCCGTAACCCTGCATCTGGCCGCACCGACTAAGGATGTTTTGAAAAAGAATATCGACCATTACAAAAACATGCCTTTGGAAAAACAGGTCTTGCAAATCATCAAGGAAGGTTATGAAGGCGGCTATCCATCCAGCTACAAGGTCTCAAATGCCGACACTCTGATTCCCCTCTGTGGTGATCTCAGTGTCAACCTGATCCAGACCGTGGATGTGGAAGGGATAGGATTGCGATTGAAGCAATTCAAGGTGGCCTCTAAGTGGGATGAAACCATGGAATTAAAAGAGAAAACCTTTCTGTCACTTTTTATCAGTGACGCCATCCTGGCCGTGGCAATAGAAGATCAGGTTCTGAACACCGGTGAGGTGACCAGGGTGTTTGTGGTTGAAAAACGGGAGCAAGCGCAATGA
- a CDS encoding TraB/VirB10 family protein, whose translation MTLKERFNNLTPRNKKVLVWSAVGLIVMGIAVTGYNSRAKKSMDVAGTEKNRTIHLDPDMIEKTMLKEQGRQIDALRKGMTDLTKSQTDFLAIEEKKKKDAESKLVIPTPEQLSVGKPIPIPVLGANGKQVLDEQGMPVFHNSQPSSGGRDLGPSPGGSSRGRGNQKQERRIVGKISVISNQAAALPQDDDKKKGRTVYLPPSFMEARLLTGFDAATSSGAKGGNSEPLLLRIQTPAVLPNDIKANLSGCFVMAEAVGRLDKERADVRLVSLSCLSNEGSAIIDTPLKGFVTDSDSKVGLSGRVVSRMGAATARAIIAGIFGGAGDALKAAASSTSTSVLGTTQIIDSSQLGKYAVGGGLSEGANTLQNFYMELAKQTTPVIEVAATKKVTVIVSEGKELEIKDYKRDESL comes from the coding sequence ATGACCCTGAAAGAAAGGTTCAACAACCTGACGCCACGAAATAAAAAGGTTTTAGTCTGGTCGGCAGTCGGTCTCATTGTTATGGGAATCGCTGTTACTGGTTATAATTCCCGCGCTAAAAAAAGCATGGATGTTGCGGGGACAGAAAAAAACAGGACCATTCACCTTGACCCTGACATGATTGAAAAGACCATGCTCAAGGAACAGGGTCGGCAGATTGATGCTCTGAGAAAGGGCATGACCGATCTGACAAAAAGCCAGACCGATTTTTTGGCTATTGAAGAGAAGAAAAAAAAAGATGCAGAAAGCAAATTAGTTATCCCCACGCCTGAACAATTATCTGTTGGAAAACCCATACCTATACCAGTACTTGGGGCAAATGGAAAACAAGTGCTTGATGAACAGGGAATGCCGGTGTTTCACAATAGTCAACCATCATCAGGTGGTCGTGATCTGGGGCCATCACCTGGGGGGAGTAGCCGTGGTCGTGGAAACCAAAAGCAGGAAAGGAGGATCGTCGGCAAGATTTCAGTGATTTCAAACCAAGCCGCGGCTCTTCCTCAAGATGACGATAAAAAAAAAGGTCGGACGGTCTATCTTCCTCCATCTTTTATGGAGGCGAGACTTTTGACAGGTTTCGATGCTGCTACTTCGAGCGGTGCCAAGGGGGGCAACTCCGAACCTCTTTTGCTCCGTATCCAGACCCCGGCAGTGCTGCCAAATGACATCAAGGCCAACCTGTCCGGCTGTTTTGTTATGGCCGAGGCCGTAGGCAGGTTGGATAAAGAACGAGCAGATGTGCGCTTAGTCTCACTTTCATGTCTCTCCAACGAAGGCAGTGCCATTATTGATACCCCTCTCAAAGGTTTTGTAACTGATTCCGACTCCAAGGTTGGCCTCTCCGGCCGAGTAGTTTCCCGGATGGGCGCTGCAACTGCCAGGGCGATCATTGCCGGAATTTTTGGCGGGGCCGGCGACGCATTAAAAGCGGCGGCCTCCTCAACCTCAACATCTGTCCTGGGAACAACCCAAATTATTGATTCCTCGCAGCTCGGCAAATATGCCGTCGGCGGTGGACTGTCAGAGGGAGCAAACACCCTGCAGAATTTTTATATGGAATTAGCAAAACAAACGACTCCAGTTATTGAAGTGGCTGCTACCAAGAAGGTTACGGTTATTGTCTCGGAAGGCAAAGAACTGGAGATTAAAGACTACAAAAGAGATGAATCCTTATGA
- the traV gene encoding type IV conjugative transfer system lipoprotein TraV: protein MKLHNVILPLLLLIPLSGCGGLLGELVNPYEENFKCRTRDDAGKCIDTSSAYKEARFPDVDNAGETSCTNVSGDTIPCPPATTADSGIRTNINQLTAQNSRYKALTELMQEPDKPMLEPPKIMRVLMLPYKGENDELFMTRYVYLKLKESGWVLTDISEKAKAVQ, encoded by the coding sequence ATGAAATTACACAATGTCATTCTGCCGTTATTGCTTCTGATCCCCCTGTCAGGTTGTGGTGGGCTACTGGGAGAGCTTGTCAATCCCTATGAGGAAAACTTCAAATGCCGCACGAGAGATGATGCCGGTAAGTGTATTGATACGTCATCGGCTTACAAGGAGGCCAGGTTCCCTGATGTTGATAATGCAGGCGAGACAAGCTGCACGAACGTAAGTGGTGACACTATTCCCTGTCCACCGGCTACAACCGCTGATTCAGGTATAAGGACCAACATCAACCAGCTCACTGCTCAGAATAGCCGTTACAAGGCACTTACCGAACTCATGCAGGAACCGGACAAGCCAATGCTTGAACCACCCAAGATCATGCGGGTACTGATGCTGCCGTACAAAGGAGAGAACGACGAACTGTTTATGACTCGCTATGTCTATTTGAAGCTGAAAGAATCTGGGTGGGTGCTGACAGATATAAGCGAAAAGGCAAAGGCAGTACAATGA
- a CDS encoding TraC family protein, whose translation MIDFCKRLLYGNTEYLKHSDIAKLTRRHPFSAFLNYVAYDQEHEIYVNQDSTFGIIWECSPLTYAGEKAMNSLEGIFRAGMPYGTNIQFILHADSHIEPIIDAYRKSRTRTEPIIVTNTERVTEFLLEGKKGLEACSFIPVRNFRLFVAVKVPGDASGMPKPEELGDKKKIAPLQDIKRQINETLRAAQLYPRNLPPGSLMEWLRRLLNTYPKDYPEHNFNSYSPDIPILKQIINADTVIKEGSDYIQAGDKYWCCTTPKSFPKEVDPMQTNSLFGGIWGIVSDADQIKTDFLYCFNIVFQKGIDVTIHAKTNLMLNQKGVGSLSTLLYRKQAEHVEAADDLEHGVKFLKIIPVFWVFSDDVENARDSCVRVRRLWENNGYVMQRDNMILKILFISSFPLCLYTGGKNIENLERDFTASVPSITPLLPVQGDFVGSGGIPNLIFTGRKGQLISLDFFAKGATNFNCFCCATSGSGKSFLVNFIAFNYYACGSIIRIIDIGGSYKKMADMLGARYLDFSPDSNICLNPFTNIIEPEEELSAIATVFGQMAYANSKTGCEDIEEINLFYWAVNWAWHQKGQAADANTVWEFMKLFPTGPGMEQHKEYDENKNLIEKARKLGFLLMNFTSYGFYGKFFCGPSTFDIRNDQFVVLELENLKVKPDLYKIVTMLIINAVTQDLYLSDRSRHRLIIFDEAWQFLDKSSMLAPVVNEGYRRARKYSGSFMIITQSILDLDQFGEVGTVIKDNSAFKIFLESPAFDKALDLKLIDYDDFSMKLLKSIKSNPPYYSEIFFDTPFGIGPARLIVNDYAYFIYTSKASEIAMIEERVTSGMTYHEAILEMVELRKNGKL comes from the coding sequence ATGATAGATTTTTGTAAGCGGCTTCTCTACGGCAACACAGAATACCTGAAACACAGCGATATTGCCAAGTTGACCAGGCGGCATCCTTTTTCTGCCTTCCTGAACTATGTCGCCTACGACCAGGAGCATGAAATCTATGTGAATCAGGACAGCACCTTTGGGATAATATGGGAGTGTTCACCGCTTACCTACGCCGGGGAAAAGGCCATGAACTCACTTGAGGGTATTTTCAGGGCGGGGATGCCTTATGGCACTAATATTCAGTTTATTTTACATGCTGATTCGCACATAGAACCGATCATAGATGCGTATCGAAAAAGCCGGACCAGAACAGAACCGATAATTGTCACCAATACCGAACGAGTCACTGAATTTTTACTCGAAGGGAAAAAGGGGCTGGAGGCATGTAGCTTTATTCCAGTCAGAAATTTCCGGCTGTTTGTAGCGGTTAAAGTCCCTGGGGATGCGTCTGGTATGCCAAAACCAGAAGAATTGGGTGATAAAAAGAAGATTGCACCGTTACAGGACATCAAGCGGCAGATCAACGAGACCTTGAGAGCGGCCCAGCTTTACCCGAGAAACCTGCCGCCAGGCAGTCTTATGGAATGGCTGCGGCGCCTGCTCAATACCTACCCCAAGGATTATCCAGAGCATAACTTCAATTCCTACAGCCCTGATATTCCAATTCTGAAACAGATTATCAATGCGGATACCGTTATCAAGGAAGGGAGCGATTATATTCAGGCTGGAGATAAATACTGGTGTTGCACGACCCCAAAGAGTTTTCCCAAAGAAGTTGACCCGATGCAGACCAACTCCCTGTTTGGCGGGATATGGGGCATTGTCTCGGATGCTGACCAGATCAAGACTGATTTTCTCTATTGCTTCAATATCGTCTTTCAGAAGGGGATAGATGTAACAATCCACGCAAAAACAAATCTTATGCTCAATCAGAAAGGCGTTGGTTCATTATCTACTCTTCTTTACCGCAAGCAAGCGGAACACGTAGAGGCCGCCGATGATCTGGAACATGGTGTAAAATTTCTCAAGATCATTCCCGTTTTCTGGGTTTTTTCGGACGATGTAGAAAATGCCAGAGATTCATGTGTCAGGGTCAGACGGTTGTGGGAGAACAACGGTTATGTGATGCAAAGGGACAACATGATCCTGAAAATTCTGTTTATCTCGTCTTTTCCTCTTTGTCTCTACACGGGCGGTAAGAACATAGAAAATCTGGAGCGTGATTTTACTGCATCAGTACCTTCAATTACCCCATTGCTGCCGGTTCAGGGCGATTTTGTCGGTTCCGGCGGCATCCCGAATCTTATTTTCACCGGCCGAAAAGGGCAGTTGATTTCGCTCGACTTTTTCGCAAAAGGGGCAACCAACTTTAATTGCTTTTGCTGCGCTACATCTGGTTCCGGCAAGTCATTCTTGGTCAACTTCATAGCCTTTAATTATTACGCTTGCGGGTCCATAATCCGCATCATTGACATTGGTGGTTCCTACAAAAAAATGGCTGATATGCTGGGTGCAAGGTATCTGGATTTCAGTCCTGATTCAAATATATGCCTCAATCCCTTTACAAATATTATCGAGCCGGAGGAAGAATTGTCGGCGATTGCAACCGTATTCGGGCAAATGGCCTACGCCAACTCAAAAACAGGATGTGAGGATATAGAGGAAATAAATTTATTTTATTGGGCGGTAAATTGGGCATGGCATCAAAAAGGACAAGCAGCTGATGCCAATACGGTCTGGGAATTTATGAAATTATTTCCGACTGGTCCCGGTATGGAACAACATAAAGAATATGATGAGAATAAAAATTTAATCGAGAAAGCAAGGAAGTTAGGCTTTCTCCTCATGAACTTCACATCGTATGGCTTTTACGGAAAATTCTTTTGCGGCCCCAGCACCTTTGATATTCGCAATGATCAGTTTGTTGTCCTTGAGCTGGAAAACCTGAAGGTAAAACCTGATCTCTACAAGATTGTTACCATGCTCATTATCAATGCCGTAACTCAAGACCTCTATCTCTCAGATCGGTCACGGCATCGGCTGATTATTTTTGATGAAGCATGGCAGTTTCTCGATAAGTCCTCAATGCTTGCTCCGGTTGTCAATGAGGGCTACCGCAGAGCCAGAAAATACTCCGGTAGTTTCATGATTATCACCCAGTCTATTCTTGATCTGGACCAATTCGGTGAGGTTGGAACTGTAATCAAAGACAACTCGGCCTTCAAAATCTTTTTGGAATCTCCTGCTTTTGACAAAGCGCTCGACCTGAAATTGATTGATTACGATGATTTTTCCATGAAGCTCCTGAAAAGTATCAAATCCAACCCTCCGTACTACTCAGAAATCTTCTTTGACACACCCTTTGGAATTGGCCCGGCTCGTTTGATAGTAAACGATTACGCCTATTTTATTTACACCTCAAAGGCTTCTGAAATCGCCATGATCGAAGAGAGAGTTACGTCCGGCATGACCTATCATGAGGCCATCCTGGAAATGGTCGAGTTGCGGAAAAATGGGAAACTGTAA
- a CDS encoding TraU family protein: MDRCTNKYLLVLVLLFSAFPSFAGIIKKGDSFNAGSDINWDDVEFKFLGICICPRPPPVFYEEGEIYEYWDPSLFIDTVSVANYSPFSGSGGDAEGTIADELGGKNKSSDAVSIADESTFFQAHAFIFSMLDGNPCENDDTGGWWTEYDSMWQSDELAATITPEVALFANKAMQLLCMTDATAANSGYPLDYMPWCIGSSGSTYPVSGHVDNDNIVQASNTAASRLIFKLNRLFMLCDPYLYCGCEYTPIWTKSHYKMHTARPDLRATYPIGQAAKTYDSGLNPPYEGVKGSNDEFLWVVFRKVLCCTCCE; this comes from the coding sequence ATGGATCGATGTACAAATAAATACCTGCTGGTCTTAGTGCTGTTGTTTTCTGCGTTTCCATCCTTTGCTGGCATCATTAAAAAAGGCGATTCCTTCAACGCTGGTTCGGATATCAACTGGGATGATGTGGAATTTAAGTTTTTAGGTATTTGCATCTGCCCAAGACCTCCACCAGTTTTTTACGAGGAAGGTGAAATTTATGAATATTGGGACCCATCTTTATTCATAGATACGGTTTCAGTGGCCAATTATTCACCGTTTTCAGGTTCTGGTGGTGATGCCGAGGGTACGATTGCTGACGAATTAGGCGGAAAGAACAAATCTTCGGATGCCGTATCTATTGCCGATGAATCAACCTTCTTCCAGGCACATGCGTTTATTTTTTCGATGCTGGATGGAAACCCTTGTGAAAATGACGACACGGGAGGTTGGTGGACTGAATATGATTCAATGTGGCAAAGTGATGAACTTGCGGCCACTATCACTCCGGAAGTTGCATTATTTGCCAATAAAGCCATGCAGTTGCTTTGTATGACCGATGCTACGGCAGCAAATTCGGGATACCCGCTCGATTACATGCCCTGGTGTATTGGAAGCAGCGGGTCAACATATCCCGTAAGCGGCCATGTGGACAACGACAATATTGTTCAGGCCAGTAATACCGCAGCGTCACGGCTGATCTTCAAGCTGAACCGTCTGTTTATGCTTTGCGATCCGTATTTGTATTGTGGCTGCGAGTACACGCCGATCTGGACAAAGAGCCATTACAAAATGCACACCGCCAGGCCCGATCTTCGGGCCACTTATCCTATTGGCCAAGCAGCCAAGACGTATGATTCCGGTCTCAATCCACCCTATGAGGGAGTAAAGGGATCAAATGATGAATTTCTCTGGGTGGTGTTCAGGAAGGTACTCTGTTGCACTTGCTGCGAATGA